A genomic region of Candidatus Thermokryptus mobilis contains the following coding sequences:
- a CDS encoding glycoside hydrolase family 38 N-terminal domain-containing protein encodes MNKITYHFVSQTHWDREWVLSFEEYRVMLVDFWNDLFNIFENDPDFKHFMTDGQMQMVMDYLEVKPQNFERIKELVQSGRLSIGPWYIQIDQFIPSGESHIRNLLIGVEMAQKFGRAMPIGYIPDQFGHIAQMPQILRGFDIETAVIYRGFGGEPGQESSEYVWESPDGSKVLMFHLPKDGYSFGYFAMDDEDTIFKRFERLRSEIDARARASHRLILNGGDHHWPDIKLTKALKLLKTKYSDFEFLHSTLENFADCVRSEVDLEKLPKHFGETRFGLRHAFAVIGGTASTRVYIKQRNYLAQIKLERILEPLNSFSFILAKKDRSELIKLAWLYCLQNQDHDTINGTAVDRVYHEALVRYLKIDEITNAFSFQATNDIIPFDSKFFKDDKHIFIFNLSPFELDKVVECEVEFHLQDVVVGLNPDVKPSQSLSRVDGFRIFDSDGGEVEYQVLSRDTKYSLVWGYHEYPHQILVDRFKILVDLKNLPSFGWKRLDIVRDSSIVVYEEKVKYGVDEFGIFYMENDFLKIKVNKNGSIKVIDKEKRIEFDNLNIFEESGDVGDEYNYCFPDEDELYYSTDFTPSIEIIEKGPLRCAVQIRYNIPVPSYTTQSGRSKEKIDMEISSVIYLNYNSKRVDVKTKVNNKAKNHRLRVIFDTGLNTNTSYADSQFCIVKRIHKKYNWEDYPYEKPLNLEVLQRFVCVQDEIKGIAIFTKGLYEYELSIDEPGRLAITLLRGVGQLSESNLKTRPGGDAGWKNETPDAQCIGIYEFEYSIFVYKANEFEDVCKQAELYHSPNFYVKRKQEMKEISDVSLINFEGNGINYSALKVSEDKKGVIFRFYNPFWKDSWFRFKPNFDYASVSIVKLNEEKIALLEPDEDKFFKVDVEPFKIITIKVEL; translated from the coding sequence GTGAATAAAATAACTTATCACTTTGTCTCTCAAACCCATTGGGATAGAGAATGGGTTTTATCGTTTGAAGAATATAGAGTTATGTTAGTTGATTTTTGGAATGATTTATTTAACATTTTTGAGAACGACCCTGACTTTAAACACTTCATGACGGATGGGCAAATGCAAATGGTTATGGATTATCTTGAAGTTAAGCCACAAAATTTTGAAAGGATAAAAGAACTCGTCCAAAGCGGGAGATTATCAATTGGACCATGGTATATTCAAATTGATCAGTTTATACCAAGTGGTGAATCACATATAAGGAATCTTTTGATCGGGGTTGAGATGGCTCAAAAGTTTGGAAGGGCGATGCCGATTGGTTATATACCTGACCAGTTTGGACACATAGCACAAATGCCGCAAATTCTTAGGGGTTTTGATATTGAAACAGCTGTGATATATCGTGGCTTTGGCGGTGAGCCTGGGCAGGAATCCTCTGAGTATGTATGGGAGTCACCAGATGGAAGTAAAGTTTTGATGTTCCATCTTCCAAAAGACGGCTATAGTTTTGGATATTTTGCAATGGATGATGAAGATACGATCTTTAAAAGGTTTGAGCGTTTAAGGTCTGAAATAGATGCAAGGGCGAGGGCGAGTCATCGTCTTATTTTAAATGGTGGCGATCATCACTGGCCTGATATTAAACTTACCAAAGCATTGAAATTATTGAAAACTAAATATTCTGATTTTGAATTCCTTCACTCAACACTTGAAAACTTTGCTGATTGTGTCAGATCTGAGGTTGACCTTGAAAAATTACCAAAGCATTTCGGTGAGACAAGATTTGGCTTAAGACATGCGTTTGCAGTCATCGGTGGAACTGCCTCTACAAGAGTTTATATCAAACAGCGAAATTATTTAGCCCAAATTAAACTTGAAAGAATTCTTGAGCCGTTAAATTCTTTTTCATTTATCCTCGCCAAGAAAGACAGAAGCGAATTAATTAAACTGGCTTGGCTTTATTGTTTACAAAATCAGGACCACGACACCATCAACGGAACTGCTGTTGATAGGGTTTATCATGAAGCCCTTGTCAGATATCTTAAAATTGACGAGATAACAAACGCTTTTTCATTTCAAGCTACAAACGATATAATACCTTTTGACAGCAAGTTTTTCAAGGACGATAAACATATTTTCATCTTCAATCTTTCCCCATTTGAATTGGATAAGGTTGTTGAGTGTGAAGTTGAATTCCATCTTCAAGATGTCGTCGTTGGTTTAAATCCAGATGTCAAACCATCTCAAAGTTTGAGCCGTGTTGATGGTTTTAGGATTTTTGATTCAGATGGTGGGGAAGTTGAATATCAGGTCCTAAGCCGAGATACAAAATATTCTCTCGTTTGGGGATATCATGAATATCCACATCAAATACTTGTTGATAGATTCAAAATTTTGGTTGATCTTAAAAATTTACCTTCGTTCGGTTGGAAACGGCTTGATATAGTTCGTGATAGTTCAATCGTCGTTTATGAGGAAAAGGTTAAGTATGGTGTTGATGAATTTGGAATTTTTTACATGGAAAATGATTTTTTAAAAATCAAGGTCAATAAAAACGGCTCAATAAAAGTAATTGATAAAGAGAAGCGGATTGAGTTTGATAATTTAAACATATTTGAAGAATCAGGGGATGTTGGGGATGAGTATAACTATTGCTTCCCGGATGAAGATGAACTATACTATTCAACTGATTTCACACCAAGTATTGAGATAATTGAGAAAGGACCTTTGAGATGCGCTGTTCAGATTCGTTATAACATCCCAGTTCCATCTTATACGACGCAAAGTGGAAGGAGCAAGGAAAAAATTGATATGGAGATATCATCGGTGATTTACTTGAACTATAACTCAAAAAGGGTGGATGTGAAGACGAAAGTTAATAACAAGGCGAAAAATCATCGTTTGAGGGTTATATTTGACACGGGGCTTAATACAAATACAAGTTACGCGGATTCGCAATTTTGCATCGTTAAAAGAATTCACAAAAAATACAACTGGGAGGATTATCCGTATGAGAAGCCATTAAATCTTGAAGTTTTGCAAAGATTTGTTTGCGTTCAAGATGAAATTAAAGGTATCGCAATTTTTACGAAGGGATTATATGAGTATGAGCTATCTATTGATGAACCCGGACGACTTGCGATAACACTTTTGAGAGGAGTGGGACAGCTTTCCGAATCAAATTTAAAAACAAGACCTGGTGGAGATGCCGGTTGGAAAAATGAAACACCAGATGCACAATGTATAGGCATCTACGAATTTGAATATAGCATATTTGTTTATAAAGCTAATGAATTTGAAGATGTCTGCAAACAAGCCGAGCTATATCATAGCCCAAATTTCTATGTGAAGAGAAAGCAGGAAATGAAAGAAATTTCTGATGTTTCACTTATTAACTTTGAAGGGAACGGGATTAACTATAGCGCTTTAAAGGTATCTGAGGATAAAAAAGGAGTTATCTTTAGATTTTATAACCCGTTTTGGAAAGATTCTTGGTTCAGATTTAAACCAAATTTTGACTATGCGAGTGTTTCTATTGTAAAGCTAAACGAGGAAAAGATTGCTTTGCTTGAACCAGATGAAGATAAATTCTTCAAAGTTGATGTTGAACCTTTTAAAATTATAACTATTAAAGTTGAGTTATGA
- a CDS encoding methionine synthase (catalyzes the formation of methionine from methylcobalamin and homocysteine), whose product MKTKLLTTTVVGSYSLPKWLEVIRELHKQGKITDEELEEAYDNAVKSCIKDQELAGIDVITDGELRRETMVYFFTKRIYGFKNDGKMKPIGNLDPSIQMPDPIIFDKVRRTGSIGIARHWKFLKEHTSKDTKVTITGPQMLAKRATNEYYSDERELIRDLAEILREEIIEVVQAGCKLVQIDEPVWVGYPEDLPWLVEIFNWMIDGIDAKFCLHICYGNYQLKRLFKGQYADLFPALLDVNAHQLSLEFAVNDAEPLELFKKYGTRDKEIVVGVIDVKDPKVETPEVVANRIKRVFDVIPPEKVWLSPDCGMKFMPRDRAFGKLCAMVRGAEIVRSDL is encoded by the coding sequence GTGAAGACAAAACTTTTAACCACGACTGTTGTTGGAAGTTATTCTCTGCCAAAATGGCTTGAAGTTATAAGAGAATTACATAAACAGGGTAAAATAACCGATGAAGAACTTGAGGAAGCATATGATAATGCGGTAAAATCGTGTATCAAAGATCAAGAGCTGGCAGGTATTGATGTCATAACAGATGGTGAGCTTAGGAGAGAAACAATGGTTTATTTCTTCACTAAGAGAATTTATGGATTTAAGAATGATGGCAAAATGAAACCGATCGGAAATCTTGATCCATCCATCCAGATGCCTGATCCGATAATTTTTGATAAGGTGCGAAGAACTGGAAGTATTGGGATTGCAAGGCATTGGAAATTTCTCAAGGAGCATACGAGTAAAGATACAAAGGTTACAATTACTGGACCTCAAATGTTGGCAAAAAGGGCTACAAATGAGTATTATAGTGATGAAAGGGAATTGATCCGTGACCTCGCTGAAATTTTAAGGGAAGAAATAATTGAAGTTGTTCAAGCTGGTTGTAAACTTGTGCAAATTGATGAGCCGGTTTGGGTTGGTTATCCCGAAGATTTGCCTTGGTTGGTTGAGATTTTCAACTGGATGATTGATGGTATTGATGCAAAATTTTGTCTTCACATTTGTTATGGTAATTATCAATTGAAGCGACTTTTTAAAGGACAATACGCTGACCTCTTTCCGGCCCTACTTGATGTGAATGCGCATCAGCTGAGTTTGGAGTTTGCGGTCAATGATGCTGAACCGCTTGAGCTTTTCAAAAAATATGGGACGCGCGATAAGGAAATAGTTGTAGGTGTAATTGATGTTAAGGATCCGAAGGTTGAAACACCAGAGGTTGTTGCTAATAGGATTAAAAGAGTTTTTGATGTGATCCCACCCGAAAAAGTTTGGCTTTCGCCTGACTGTGGTATGAAATTTATGCCAAGAGATAGAGCATTTGGAAAGCTTTGCGCTATGGTTCGAGGGGCTGAAATAGTCCGTAGTGATCTTTAA
- a CDS encoding PorV/PorQ family protein, translating into MKKVTIIILVILVAFSTLQSQVRKSGINSLAFLKVGVGARQVGIGSAATTLKGDPNMMFWNPAGIVLSDEKLAVSFTYNRWIADINQVAIGAVYNLKGIGTIGVGIISFGLSGISADRDLLPPDLAYLQIDKQTSSTYSFRDFAFILSYARNVTDLLSLGVNLKYLNERIDDLSASAFAIDLGANYKVTSFWSLGARLSNLGSDIRYYDISSPIPLSFSIGTSLYYTYQRSLTGRLFIDVVQPQDLPQLFFTGVEFDAWSMISARFGYKFNYSGTKDKGTSWRDPIETTIEGFSAGVGAKIEFGNYKVSFDYAFTQMKILDSVHRITVGVGLK; encoded by the coding sequence ATGAAGAAGGTAACAATAATTATTTTGGTTATTCTAGTTGCTTTTTCAACCCTTCAATCTCAAGTGAGAAAATCCGGTATTAATTCACTTGCCTTTCTTAAAGTAGGCGTTGGCGCAAGACAAGTTGGTATAGGCTCAGCTGCGACAACTTTGAAAGGCGATCCGAATATGATGTTTTGGAATCCAGCTGGAATCGTTTTATCGGATGAGAAGTTAGCGGTATCCTTTACTTATAATAGGTGGATCGCAGATATAAATCAGGTAGCCATAGGGGCGGTTTATAATTTAAAGGGGATTGGAACGATCGGAGTTGGGATAATAAGTTTTGGTTTAAGTGGTATAAGTGCAGATAGAGACCTTCTCCCACCCGATCTTGCTTATCTACAAATTGATAAGCAAACATCCTCTACTTATAGTTTTCGTGATTTTGCTTTTATACTCTCATATGCGAGAAATGTCACCGATTTACTTTCACTTGGTGTTAATTTGAAATATTTAAACGAGCGTATTGATGATTTAAGTGCGAGTGCGTTTGCGATTGATCTTGGGGCAAATTATAAAGTTACAAGTTTTTGGAGTCTTGGGGCACGGCTTTCAAACCTCGGCTCAGATATAAGATATTACGATATTTCCTCACCAATTCCTCTTTCTTTCTCAATAGGAACATCTCTCTATTATACTTATCAAAGAAGCTTAACGGGTAGATTATTTATAGATGTCGTTCAACCTCAAGACCTACCACAACTTTTCTTCACAGGTGTTGAGTTTGACGCTTGGAGTATGATTTCGGCGAGATTTGGATACAAGTTTAATTATTCAGGTACAAAGGATAAAGGGACATCATGGCGTGATCCGATAGAGACAACCATTGAGGGATTTTCTGCTGGTGTTGGGGCAAAAATTGAATTTGGGAATTATAAAGTTAGTTTTGATTACGCATTTACGCAGATGAAAATCCTTGACAGCGTCCATAGGATCACTGTTGGTGTTGGATTGAAGTGA
- a CDS encoding TonB-dependent receptor: protein MRKIFISFLLILPSILMSQTGKISGKVYNETTREPIPGANVIIEGTYLGAAADVNGNYTIINIPPGKYNLIVSAVGFVKTRVRDVIVNADKTTFIDVAMKEEVIGLPEVVVQAERPLIDVSQTSSRAMITSDDISALPVANFQEALRISPGNFSGYIRGARRYETKYIIEGIDVSDKYYEAFTGNYGGGFSTTYHGLSLTFRENSNVADVGIGAIEEIGINTGASSAELSQATGGVVSITLKEGRGRISGKAYVRYASKLPHKGPDLYFGLLPDGSTAAGKYFGERDALIAKGDPASLAKAALYTWTPGKYWYGNKPTTEFEISLGGGILRNLGFFTDLKFYETYGRFPNEFNRQLNIVGKLTYNLTPSIKLTGIGLVNDQGFYFGWKNRIFNENYKFFLEGVPKYTKGTFALSGRVTHALSSKTFYEIQISFLTSPTEVGFVDSNGDGKIELNEDDGDFIKFSTADEIRKYISKTDKTKFFTTTPRNESESEASFPSSGPYPLARPGAYYEYQRLSQFNIKGDIKSQVTNHHLLSAGFDLKFYKYTQIRRYTIVGRFDVEDYVVKPYELGFYAQDKIEYSGIIVSLGLRADAFNPGGYEIDNYFAPYTVKTEQIQLGGTNEVLNVNRYLIRRNTKIKTKWLIGPRVGISHPISDRASMYYSFSRSMQVPPYAAIFGDSYAEMHGTLPNIFLVDQEPLRSTIYEMGIQYAISNYFGIDLSAYYKTIENYVPLAYGVTPRPGVAITYFIRFNGGYADSRGIELTLNSRSLPVGNLFKLSGRLTYAYSYIKNLVISPDALRGQNVTAFSTLGGDSAKYGGKLPFENARYFAGYEMNVVSNLSSSFTGYDRPHRINLNLFFDFPAPFKGVPVDFKVSTFTTAASGFLYPLLLADPRSRKLGEGPWNIRTDLKIEAGYTLGRIRVSPYLEVRNLFDRENIIGYDRTTDEGQLLWEQKKIPTGPLGLTVFRDGSSAFDIAREIYFGVSINF from the coding sequence ATGCGCAAAATTTTTATTTCATTCCTTCTAATTCTACCCTCCATTTTGATGTCTCAAACGGGAAAGATATCAGGTAAGGTTTACAACGAGACGACCCGTGAGCCAATCCCGGGTGCTAATGTTATTATTGAGGGGACATATCTTGGAGCAGCAGCTGATGTCAATGGGAATTACACTATAATAAACATCCCTCCGGGTAAGTATAATCTCATTGTGTCAGCTGTTGGTTTCGTTAAAACACGGGTGAGGGATGTCATTGTTAACGCTGATAAAACAACTTTTATTGATGTAGCTATGAAAGAAGAAGTGATAGGTTTGCCCGAGGTTGTAGTTCAAGCTGAAAGACCGTTGATTGATGTCTCTCAGACGAGCTCAAGGGCGATGATAACTTCTGATGACATCTCAGCCTTGCCGGTTGCAAATTTTCAGGAAGCGTTAAGGATATCACCAGGTAACTTTTCAGGTTACATAAGGGGTGCGAGACGATATGAAACTAAATATATCATTGAAGGAATTGATGTGAGCGATAAGTATTATGAGGCTTTTACCGGAAATTATGGGGGTGGTTTCTCTACAACTTATCATGGGTTAAGTTTGACTTTCAGAGAAAATTCAAATGTTGCCGATGTTGGAATTGGGGCAATAGAAGAGATAGGGATTAACACAGGTGCTTCAAGCGCAGAATTATCTCAAGCAACTGGGGGTGTTGTTAGTATAACTTTAAAGGAGGGGAGAGGTAGAATTTCAGGTAAAGCGTATGTAAGATACGCTTCAAAACTTCCACATAAAGGTCCTGACCTTTATTTTGGTTTATTGCCTGATGGTTCAACCGCTGCTGGTAAATACTTCGGTGAAAGGGATGCTCTTATAGCGAAGGGTGACCCGGCAAGTTTGGCAAAGGCTGCGCTTTACACTTGGACTCCGGGAAAATACTGGTATGGCAACAAGCCAACTACGGAATTTGAAATTTCTCTTGGGGGTGGAATACTTAGAAATCTTGGGTTCTTTACGGATTTAAAATTCTATGAAACCTATGGACGTTTCCCGAACGAGTTTAATAGACAGTTGAACATAGTTGGAAAGTTGACTTATAATTTGACGCCGTCAATTAAGCTCACAGGAATTGGGCTTGTAAACGATCAGGGTTTCTACTTCGGCTGGAAAAACCGTATCTTTAACGAGAATTATAAATTTTTCCTTGAGGGTGTTCCCAAGTATACAAAAGGGACTTTTGCTTTAAGTGGCAGGGTAACACACGCCCTATCATCTAAAACTTTCTATGAGATCCAGATTTCTTTTTTGACCAGCCCGACCGAGGTTGGTTTTGTTGATAGCAACGGGGACGGGAAAATAGAGCTAAATGAGGATGATGGTGACTTTATAAAGTTTTCAACGGCTGACGAAATAAGAAAGTATATCAGTAAAACCGATAAAACGAAATTTTTCACAACAACCCCAAGAAATGAATCTGAATCTGAGGCGTCTTTCCCATCATCTGGTCCATATCCGCTTGCGAGACCAGGCGCTTATTATGAGTATCAAAGGTTAAGTCAATTTAACATCAAAGGTGACATAAAAAGTCAAGTTACAAACCATCACCTTTTAAGCGCTGGCTTTGATCTAAAATTTTATAAATATACACAGATTAGAAGATATACAATTGTTGGGAGATTTGATGTTGAGGACTATGTTGTTAAGCCATACGAGCTTGGCTTTTATGCCCAAGATAAAATTGAATATTCTGGAATAATTGTAAGCTTAGGTTTAAGAGCGGATGCATTTAACCCAGGGGGGTATGAAATAGATAATTACTTTGCCCCTTACACTGTTAAAACTGAACAAATACAACTCGGGGGAACAAATGAGGTTTTAAATGTTAATAGATATTTGATTAGGAGAAATACCAAGATTAAAACTAAATGGCTGATAGGTCCAAGGGTAGGTATATCTCATCCAATATCGGATAGAGCTTCTATGTATTATTCATTCTCAAGGTCAATGCAGGTTCCTCCATACGCTGCGATTTTTGGCGATTCCTATGCAGAAATGCATGGGACATTGCCAAACATATTTCTTGTTGATCAGGAACCGCTTAGATCAACAATTTATGAGATGGGAATTCAGTATGCTATTTCAAATTATTTTGGGATTGACTTGAGCGCTTATTATAAGACCATTGAAAATTATGTTCCTCTTGCCTATGGCGTTACTCCAAGACCTGGGGTTGCTATAACTTACTTTATCAGGTTCAATGGTGGATATGCTGATTCAAGGGGAATTGAGCTCACATTAAACAGCAGGTCTTTACCGGTTGGTAATTTGTTTAAACTTTCAGGTAGATTGACATATGCGTATAGTTATATAAAGAATCTCGTTATCTCACCTGATGCACTTCGTGGTCAAAATGTAACTGCTTTTTCAACCCTTGGTGGCGACAGTGCCAAGTATGGGGGGAAACTACCCTTTGAAAATGCAAGATATTTTGCAGGCTATGAAATGAATGTTGTTTCAAATTTATCTTCAAGTTTCACTGGTTATGACAGACCTCACAGGATTAACCTTAATCTTTTCTTTGATTTCCCAGCCCCGTTTAAAGGTGTTCCTGTTGATTTCAAAGTTTCAACATTTACCACCGCAGCAAGTGGTTTCTTATATCCACTTTTACTTGCTGATCCGAGATCAAGAAAATTAGGTGAAGGTCCGTGGAATATAAGAACAGATTTAAAAATTGAGGCAGGATATACACTTGGCAGAATTAGGGTATCTCCGTATCTTGAGGTTAGAAATTTGTTTGATAGGGAAAATATAATCGGATATGATAGAACAACAGATGAAGGTCAACTTCTCTGGGAGCAAAAGAAAATTCCGACTGGACCGCTTGGACTTACTGTGTTTAGAGATGGGTCAAGTGCTTTTGACATCGCCAGAGAAATTTACTTTGGGGTTAGCATAAACTTCTAA
- a CDS encoding DUF362 domain-containing protein produces the protein MVNLIHLEMGKYIGLNPFPPKFYDRYPPVAEVVEDKCIGCGRCPNICFFDAIKMRDRVAVINKDNCTGCGLCFESCPVDAIIWIPDMNSCQSPVTQKYGMNGFEFSD, from the coding sequence ATGGTAAATTTAATTCATTTAGAAATGGGTAAGTATATCGGTTTAAATCCGTTTCCACCCAAATTTTATGACAGGTATCCACCTGTTGCAGAAGTAGTTGAAGATAAATGCATAGGATGTGGAAGATGTCCGAATATATGTTTCTTTGACGCTATCAAGATGAGGGATAGGGTTGCTGTTATAAACAAGGATAACTGTACTGGTTGCGGATTGTGTTTTGAATCTTGTCCAGTTGATGCTATAATTTGGATACCGGATATGAATAGTTGTCAATCTCCAGTGACGCAAAAGTATGGCATGAATGGATTTGAATTCAGTGATTAA
- a CDS encoding dihydroorotate dehydrogenase produces the protein MLKTVVPDKFNYMRYWPRPRYKLIDWDKKMGGKSRYFTLYSYEQAYSGTVKDYFDFVEISKKTSNIMIIGSAFADEVDDWVYLAKGIEEAGADAIELDISSPHKPGTLQFEKHFVEAVKSVVGNVKIPVLVKLGPGPDVLYQAKVCKELGASAVTLCNRLRGLDIDVESGKPILHGYYAGVGGPWAKYYVFKHVCEVYNEVDITISATGGVIDWGDAVKYIMLGATTVQILSVIIVNGWETIKHINEGILNFLSEKGIEKLESIRGIAARNLVDPELIIRWSGEKKSGPRNVFDEW, from the coding sequence GTGCTCAAGACGGTTGTTCCTGATAAGTTTAATTATATGAGATATTGGCCAAGACCCAGGTATAAACTCATTGATTGGGACAAGAAGATGGGCGGAAAGTCTAGGTATTTTACGCTATACTCATACGAACAAGCTTATAGTGGAACGGTTAAGGATTATTTTGATTTCGTTGAGATTTCCAAAAAGACTTCAAACATAATGATAATTGGGAGTGCTTTTGCAGATGAAGTAGATGATTGGGTTTATCTTGCCAAGGGAATAGAAGAGGCGGGTGCTGATGCGATTGAGCTTGATATATCATCACCACATAAGCCGGGGACTTTGCAGTTTGAGAAACATTTTGTTGAGGCGGTTAAATCAGTTGTGGGTAATGTTAAAATCCCTGTTCTTGTTAAGTTAGGACCAGGACCTGATGTTCTTTATCAGGCAAAAGTTTGCAAGGAACTTGGTGCGAGTGCTGTAACACTTTGTAATCGTCTCAGGGGGCTTGATATTGATGTTGAATCTGGGAAGCCAATTTTGCACGGCTATTATGCTGGGGTTGGCGGTCCGTGGGCGAAGTACTATGTCTTTAAACATGTTTGTGAAGTTTATAATGAGGTTGATATAACGATAAGTGCAACGGGAGGAGTCATAGACTGGGGTGACGCGGTCAAATATATTATGCTTGGCGCTACAACAGTTCAAATCCTATCGGTTATAATCGTCAACGGTTGGGAGACAATAAAGCATATAAACGAGGGGATACTAAACTTTTTATCTGAAAAGGGAATTGAGAAACTTGAAAGTATAAGAGGAATTGCTGCAAGGAATTTGGTTGATCCGGAGCTGATAATAAGATGGTCGGGTGAGAAAAAGAGCGGTCCGAGAAATGTCTTTGACGAATGGTAA
- the menC gene encoding o-succinylbenzoate synthase → MPIKFQDGLGMSESREKKIIGLNLFHIKVPMTERFKISSGEVFVKDAIIVELKIKFGDEILYAFGEASPMAGSFYSSETPDSVWEELVRYSGIIKDFNFDNFFDGVENLSREMINLGLSSYARAGIETALWDGISRIKGEPIFKIIGGEMRKIESGLAVGICDSVEDLIKIVGKHLDSGNYKRVKIKIQKGWDIVPIKYMLKNFSDVPLMVDANCAYLRDDIEHLRKLDDFGLVMIEQPLSKDDLEGHAALQDKISTPICLDESVDSIERLEFAIKLGACRIVNIKIQRVGGIFISKKFHDICRNNGIPVWIGTMPEIGIGSAHALNLCVLDNCKFPTDVESSSRWYVDDVIEPLIDVKDGYVNFTEDLSFGLNFEKVSRYMVKRLEINF, encoded by the coding sequence ATGCCGATAAAATTTCAAGACGGCTTGGGTATGTCGGAAAGTAGGGAGAAAAAGATTATCGGGCTCAACTTGTTCCATATTAAAGTTCCAATGACGGAGCGATTCAAAATTAGCAGTGGTGAGGTTTTCGTTAAAGATGCGATAATAGTTGAGTTGAAAATAAAGTTTGGAGATGAAATTTTATATGCTTTTGGTGAGGCGTCACCTATGGCTGGGTCTTTTTATTCAAGTGAGACCCCGGATAGTGTTTGGGAAGAATTAGTTAGATATTCAGGGATTATCAAGGATTTTAATTTTGATAATTTTTTTGATGGGGTTGAAAATTTAAGTAGGGAGATGATAAATCTTGGTTTAAGTTCTTATGCAAGGGCTGGGATAGAGACGGCGTTATGGGATGGCATTTCAAGGATTAAAGGTGAGCCGATTTTTAAAATTATCGGTGGTGAAATGAGGAAAATAGAATCTGGTCTTGCCGTTGGAATATGTGATAGTGTTGAAGATCTGATAAAAATCGTTGGTAAACATCTTGACAGTGGAAATTATAAAAGGGTCAAGATAAAGATTCAGAAAGGGTGGGATATAGTTCCGATCAAGTATATGCTGAAAAATTTTAGTGATGTTCCCTTGATGGTGGATGCCAACTGTGCATATTTAAGGGATGATATTGAACACTTGAGGAAGCTTGATGATTTTGGACTTGTGATGATTGAACAACCTTTAAGTAAAGACGATCTTGAGGGACATGCTGCTTTACAGGATAAAATTTCAACACCTATCTGTCTTGATGAAAGTGTTGATTCTATTGAAAGGTTAGAATTTGCTATTAAGCTTGGGGCGTGTAGAATAGTTAATATCAAGATTCAGAGAGTTGGTGGGATATTTATTTCCAAGAAATTCCACGACATATGTAGAAATAACGGCATACCTGTTTGGATTGGAACGATGCCTGAGATTGGGATCGGCTCTGCACATGCTCTTAACTTGTGTGTTCTTGATAACTGCAAGTTTCCAACTGATGTTGAGTCATCAAGTAGATGGTATGTTGATGATGTAATTGAGCCATTGATAGATGTCAAGGATGGGTATGTAAACTTTACAGAGGATTTAAGCTTTGGTTTAAATTTTGAAAAGGTCAGCAGATATATGGTCAAGCGCTTGGAAATAAATTTTTAG